One stretch of Pseudomonas sp. NC02 DNA includes these proteins:
- a CDS encoding carboxymuconolactone decarboxylase family protein codes for MDKSLQAQGESVRRQVLGDSYVDQALGRADDFSRPFQAVLNEYCWGMVWTDDSLDLKQRSLLNLGMLAALGRMDEFGTHFCGALRNGLSDDELRAALVQIAVYCGVPAGVEAFRVARKARESMAPSDSTTG; via the coding sequence ATGGATAAATCATTGCAGGCCCAAGGCGAAAGCGTTCGCCGCCAAGTCCTCGGGGATAGCTACGTCGACCAGGCCCTGGGCCGCGCCGACGACTTTTCCCGGCCCTTCCAGGCGGTGCTCAACGAGTACTGCTGGGGCATGGTCTGGACCGACGACAGCCTGGACCTCAAGCAACGCAGTCTGCTCAACCTGGGAATGCTCGCGGCGCTGGGGCGCATGGACGAATTCGGTACGCATTTCTGCGGCGCCCTGCGCAACGGACTGAGCGACGACGAACTGCGCGCCGCCCTCGTGCAGATCGCGGTGTACTGCGGCGTGCCGGCGGGTGTCGAGGCGTTTCGCGTGGCCCGCAAAGCCCGGGAAAGCATGGCTCCATCGGATTCAACGACCGGTTGA
- a CDS encoding proline/glycine betaine ABC transporter permease, whose amino-acid sequence MLSSEDLAVLPVDQWISQGVEWLGIHLRPMFQAIRWPVEHLLGLSDTVIHAIPFPVMVLLMFLIAYRAASLGVALFSAVALVVIAALGVWDEAMTTLSLITTAIVICMVVGIPVGIWCARSERVWGVMRPILDIMQTTPTFVYLVPVVMLFGVGTVSGEVAVVISACPPLIRFTYLGIRMVDTELVEAGHAFGADKRQLLWEIQLPLAIPTILGGLNQTVLTAMVMSVVVAMIGAEGLGLVVLQGLGRMDVGRAAVGGIAIVLLAMMLDRITQNLAQPTMRKRKSLFKRLLNPNPVNA is encoded by the coding sequence ATGCTTAGTTCAGAAGACCTCGCGGTTTTACCCGTAGACCAGTGGATCAGCCAGGGTGTGGAGTGGCTGGGGATTCACCTGCGGCCAATGTTCCAGGCGATTCGCTGGCCGGTGGAGCATTTGCTGGGGCTGAGTGACACGGTGATCCACGCGATCCCGTTCCCGGTCATGGTGTTGCTGATGTTCCTGATCGCCTACCGTGCGGCGAGCCTGGGGGTGGCGCTGTTCAGCGCCGTGGCCCTGGTGGTGATCGCCGCGTTGGGGGTGTGGGACGAGGCCATGACCACCTTGTCGCTGATCACCACGGCGATTGTGATCTGCATGGTGGTGGGCATTCCGGTGGGCATCTGGTGCGCCCGCAGCGAGCGGGTGTGGGGCGTGATGCGGCCGATCCTCGACATCATGCAAACCACCCCGACCTTCGTGTACCTGGTGCCGGTGGTGATGCTGTTTGGCGTCGGCACGGTGTCGGGTGAAGTGGCGGTGGTGATCTCCGCCTGCCCGCCGCTGATTCGCTTTACCTACCTGGGCATCCGCATGGTCGACACCGAACTGGTGGAAGCCGGCCACGCCTTTGGTGCGGACAAGCGCCAATTGCTCTGGGAAATCCAGCTGCCCCTGGCGATCCCGACGATCCTCGGCGGCCTCAACCAGACCGTGCTCACGGCCATGGTGATGTCGGTGGTGGTGGCGATGATCGGCGCCGAAGGCCTCGGCCTGGTGGTGCTGCAAGGCCTAGGCCGGATGGACGTGGGCCGCGCGGCGGTGGGCGGGATTGCCATTGTGCTGCTGGCGATGATGCTCGACCGGATCACCCAGAACCTGGCGCAACCGACCATGCGCAAGCGCAAGTCGCTGTTCAAGCGACTGCTCAATCCGAACCCGGTAAACGCATAA
- a CDS encoding glycine betaine/L-proline ABC transporter ATP-binding protein, with the protein MSERLKIENLYKVFSSTPDKAMQLLTAGASKDRILAETATVVGLNNVSLSIPSGAIYMIMGLSGSGKSTLARCINRLNEPTAGKILLDGEDLVSLDENQLREVRRTRISMVFQHFALLPNKTVIENTEFGLKLRGVSAAERRKRALEVLAIVGLAKWADHHPNELSGGMRQRVGLARALATDADVLIMDEAFSALDPLIRTEMQDELLRLQRTLKKTILFITHDFQEALKLGTRIAIMADGQVVREGTPQEIVMDPGSDYVAAFTREVDRSRLFDARSIMEKAHTLLVQGDTRVVGNDGTAAFVLNTSGKAVGVLDSAALLAVGGGADALQRLSSQFVCVPASAKLVEAARLLKPGLPVAVVDGDGQFVGTLNSAHILDCIASVPAPRPAAAEVAQHA; encoded by the coding sequence GTGAGCGAACGACTAAAGATTGAGAACCTCTACAAGGTCTTTTCCTCAACCCCGGACAAGGCCATGCAGCTCTTGACCGCCGGGGCCAGCAAAGACCGGATCCTGGCCGAGACCGCCACCGTGGTCGGCCTCAATAACGTATCGCTGTCGATCCCCAGCGGGGCGATCTACATGATCATGGGCCTCTCGGGCTCGGGCAAATCCACCCTGGCGCGCTGTATCAACCGCCTGAATGAACCGACCGCGGGCAAGATCCTGCTGGACGGCGAAGACCTGGTGAGCCTCGACGAAAACCAACTGCGGGAAGTGCGCCGCACACGTATCTCCATGGTGTTCCAGCACTTCGCGCTGCTGCCGAATAAAACCGTGATCGAGAACACCGAGTTCGGCCTCAAGCTGCGCGGTGTCTCGGCGGCCGAGCGGCGCAAGCGGGCCCTGGAAGTACTGGCGATTGTCGGCCTGGCCAAGTGGGCCGACCACCATCCCAACGAGCTGTCCGGCGGCATGCGCCAGCGCGTCGGCCTGGCCCGCGCACTGGCCACCGACGCCGACGTGCTGATCATGGACGAGGCCTTCAGTGCCCTCGACCCATTGATCCGCACCGAGATGCAGGACGAGTTGCTGCGCCTGCAACGCACCCTGAAAAAAACCATCCTGTTCATCACCCACGACTTCCAGGAAGCCCTGAAGCTGGGCACACGCATCGCGATCATGGCCGACGGCCAAGTGGTGCGCGAGGGCACGCCCCAGGAAATCGTGATGGACCCGGGCAGCGATTACGTCGCGGCGTTCACCCGGGAGGTGGACCGTTCGCGGCTGTTCGATGCGCGCTCGATCATGGAAAAAGCCCACACGCTGCTGGTGCAGGGTGACACCCGGGTGGTGGGCAATGACGGCACGGCTGCATTCGTACTGAACACCAGCGGCAAGGCGGTCGGCGTGCTGGACTCGGCAGCGCTGCTGGCCGTGGGCGGCGGCGCCGACGCACTGCAACGGCTGTCGAGCCAGTTCGTTTGCGTGCCGGCCAGCGCCAAGCTGGTGGAAGCCGCGCGCCTGCTCAAACCGGGTTTGCCGGTGGCGGTGGTGGATGGCGACGGGCAGTTCGTCGGCACCCTCAACAGCGCGCACATTCTTGATTGCATAGCCAGCGTCCCGGCCCCGCGCCCTGCCGCTGCGGAGGTTGCACAGCATGCTTAG
- a CDS encoding alpha/beta fold hydrolase translates to MGQAQRFSVANVTLNYRLDGHGPRPLVCIHGVGSSLEAWAETVAGLQEQFTVLTFDLRGHGQSSRTPGRYEIDHLVGEALALADHVGFKQFDLAGFSLGGLIAQRMALTHPSRVHRLVLLSTVAGRNAEERERVHARLAALQAGEPVAHYEASLSRWLTEDFQARNPEAVTRLRQLNADNDPGCYAAAYRILAESDFGEQLSRIRCPTLIATGAEDAGSNPRMATFMHDRIEGSQLRILPGLRHCILIEAPQQVAALIRDFLTPSETHHG, encoded by the coding sequence ATGGGCCAGGCACAACGTTTCAGCGTGGCCAACGTCACGCTCAATTATCGCCTGGACGGGCATGGACCGCGCCCGCTGGTGTGCATCCATGGCGTGGGTTCCAGCCTTGAGGCGTGGGCTGAAACGGTGGCGGGTCTGCAGGAGCAATTCACCGTGCTGACCTTCGACCTGCGCGGCCACGGCCAGTCGTCCCGCACGCCCGGGCGTTATGAGATTGATCATTTGGTGGGTGAGGCGCTGGCCCTGGCGGATCACGTGGGCTTCAAGCAGTTCGACCTGGCCGGGTTCTCGTTGGGCGGGCTGATCGCCCAACGCATGGCCCTGACTCATCCGTCGCGGGTTCACCGGTTGGTGCTGCTGTCGACCGTCGCCGGGCGTAACGCCGAGGAGCGCGAGCGGGTACACGCGCGCCTCGCCGCCTTGCAGGCCGGGGAGCCGGTGGCTCACTACGAGGCATCGCTGTCGCGTTGGCTGACCGAGGATTTTCAGGCGCGCAATCCCGAGGCTGTTACCCGTCTGCGCCAACTGAATGCCGACAACGACCCGGGCTGTTATGCCGCGGCGTATCGCATCCTGGCCGAGTCGGATTTCGGCGAACAGCTGTCACGGATCCGCTGCCCCACGCTGATTGCCACCGGTGCCGAAGACGCCGGCTCCAACCCACGGATGGCGACGTTCATGCACGATCGCATCGAGGGTTCGCAACTGCGGATTCTGCCTGGGCTGCGCCATTGCATCCTGATCGAGGCGCCGCAACAGGTGGCCGCCCTGATACGCGATTTTCTAACCCCTTCGGAGACTCACCATGGATAA
- the proX gene encoding glycine betaine/L-proline ABC transporter substrate-binding protein ProX yields MMHPFKALLGFAAVLYLASTQVWAEDLPGTGKTIRFVQSESTGGNYVLTKIAIEATKRLGYASKLSTVNTTLFFPAAAQGDLDLSMDVTLPMLQPSFDKVKDRTEVVGSGFITGAGYNGYMIDKKTADAYGITSLEQMKDPKIAGLFGKDGKANLISCDPGWGCGDVVDYQLDKFGLKDTVNPVRGKYEALMFENVARLKRGEPVFFYAWAPSWMTNTMVPGKDVVWLPTPFDALPGNVPSTTSALTPGVAGCAGGADPCRMAMAAWNWYAIGNKQFIAANPAIKKLVEQMTFSQATWSYWEKTISADGSSERNIRKLAEDWMKENKATFDGWVATAKTAK; encoded by the coding sequence ATGATGCATCCATTCAAAGCCTTGCTTGGATTTGCAGCAGTGTTGTACCTGGCAAGTACGCAGGTGTGGGCCGAGGATTTGCCGGGCACCGGCAAGACCATCCGCTTCGTGCAATCGGAAAGCACCGGCGGCAACTACGTACTGACCAAAATCGCGATCGAGGCCACCAAGCGCCTGGGCTACGCGAGCAAGTTGAGCACCGTCAACACCACCCTGTTCTTCCCCGCCGCGGCCCAGGGCGACCTGGACCTGTCGATGGACGTGACCTTGCCGATGCTGCAACCGAGCTTTGACAAGGTGAAGGACCGTACCGAAGTGGTGGGCTCGGGCTTCATTACGGGCGCTGGCTATAACGGCTACATGATCGACAAGAAAACCGCCGACGCGTACGGCATCACCAGCCTGGAACAAATGAAGGACCCGAAAATCGCCGGGTTGTTCGGCAAGGACGGCAAGGCCAACCTGATCAGTTGTGATCCGGGCTGGGGCTGTGGCGATGTGGTGGATTACCAGCTCGACAAGTTCGGTCTCAAGGACACGGTTAACCCGGTACGCGGCAAATACGAAGCACTGATGTTCGAAAACGTCGCCCGGCTGAAACGTGGCGAGCCGGTGTTTTTCTATGCGTGGGCACCGTCGTGGATGACCAACACCATGGTGCCGGGCAAGGACGTGGTGTGGCTGCCGACGCCGTTTGATGCGTTGCCGGGCAATGTGCCGAGCACCACTTCGGCACTGACGCCCGGGGTTGCCGGGTGCGCCGGCGGGGCTGATCCATGCCGCATGGCGATGGCGGCGTGGAACTGGTATGCGATTGGCAACAAGCAATTCATCGCGGCGAATCCGGCGATCAAGAAGTTGGTGGAGCAGATGACGTTTTCCCAGGCAACCTGGAGTTATTGGGAAAAAACCATCAGCGCCGACGGCTCCAGCGAACGCAACATTCGCAAGCTGGCGGAGGACTGGATGAAGGAAAACAAAGCGACGTTTGACGGCTGGGTGGCCACCGCAAAAACCGCCAAGTAG
- a CDS encoding NAD-dependent succinate-semialdehyde dehydrogenase, whose amino-acid sequence MTYKHPLLFKALCYVDGHWVHSASASTIAVHDPANQQLIGHVPMLEKPQIVAAIDAAHRAFSAWREQNLDARATILRRWAALILEHQEDLARILSQEQGKPLAEARGEIAYAASFIPWFAEEARRLYGQNIPSHIPGAHLGTVKEPVGVCALLTPWNFPSAMITRKAAAALAAGCTVVVKPAHETPYSALALAQLAEEAGFPPGVFNVVLGEPQMAMQTLVQDTRVRSVSFTGSTRVGKLVLQAAAQDVKKVSLELGGNAPFIVCADANLELAVRVAVEAKFQTSGQDCCAANRIMVDRSIYSEFLSRFAAAVRELRVGPALVDGQEQSVDIGPLMHQAAFDVTAERVADALELGAQRLVGCEGHALGGLFYQPTVLADVTPQMRIYREENFAPIAGVLPFDSIDQAIEMANDTEYGLAAYICSNRLDLIYPLIRRLDHAMIAVNGVKFTGHPIPFGGMKASGLGREGAAEGFEAFVETKYFCLHHQGQFQGEQP is encoded by the coding sequence ATGACCTACAAACACCCGCTGCTGTTCAAAGCCCTGTGCTACGTCGACGGCCATTGGGTCCACAGCGCCAGTGCCAGCACCATCGCCGTACATGACCCGGCGAACCAACAGTTGATCGGCCACGTGCCGATGCTGGAAAAACCGCAAATTGTCGCCGCAATCGACGCCGCCCACCGCGCGTTTTCCGCCTGGCGTGAACAGAACCTCGATGCCCGCGCCACGATCCTGCGGCGCTGGGCGGCACTGATCCTCGAACACCAGGAGGATCTCGCCCGCATCCTCAGCCAGGAGCAAGGCAAACCGCTGGCCGAAGCCCGCGGCGAAATCGCCTATGCCGCAAGCTTCATCCCGTGGTTCGCCGAAGAAGCCCGCCGCCTGTACGGCCAGAATATCCCCAGCCATATCCCCGGTGCGCACCTGGGCACAGTCAAGGAACCCGTAGGCGTCTGCGCCCTGCTGACCCCATGGAACTTCCCCTCGGCCATGATCACCCGCAAGGCCGCCGCCGCCCTCGCCGCCGGGTGCACGGTGGTGGTCAAGCCGGCCCATGAAACGCCCTACTCGGCGTTGGCCCTCGCGCAACTGGCCGAAGAAGCCGGCTTCCCGCCGGGCGTGTTCAACGTGGTGCTGGGCGAGCCACAGATGGCCATGCAAACCCTGGTGCAGGACACCCGCGTGCGCTCGGTAAGCTTCACCGGCTCGACCCGGGTCGGCAAGCTGGTACTGCAGGCGGCGGCCCAGGACGTGAAGAAGGTCTCGCTGGAACTGGGCGGCAATGCGCCATTTATTGTCTGCGCCGACGCCAACCTTGAGCTGGCAGTGAGAGTCGCGGTCGAGGCCAAGTTCCAGACCTCCGGCCAGGACTGCTGCGCGGCCAACCGGATCATGGTCGACCGTTCGATCTACTCCGAATTCCTCAGCCGCTTCGCTGCCGCCGTGCGTGAGTTGCGGGTCGGCCCGGCATTGGTCGACGGGCAAGAGCAAAGCGTCGACATCGGCCCGTTGATGCACCAGGCCGCCTTCGACGTCACCGCCGAACGCGTGGCCGACGCCCTGGAGCTGGGCGCGCAACGCCTGGTGGGCTGCGAAGGCCACGCCCTGGGCGGGCTGTTTTACCAGCCAACGGTACTCGCCGACGTGACCCCACAAATGCGCATCTACCGCGAAGAAAACTTCGCGCCGATTGCCGGGGTGCTGCCGTTCGACTCGATTGACCAGGCCATCGAAATGGCCAACGACACCGAGTACGGCCTGGCCGCCTACATTTGTTCCAACCGCCTGGACCTGATCTACCCGCTGATCCGCCGCCTCGACCACGCCATGATCGCGGTCAACGGGGTGAAATTCACCGGTCACCCGATTCCCTTCGGCGGCATGAAAGCCTCGGGCCTGGGCCGTGAAGGCGCCGCCGAGGGCTTCGAAGCCTTTGTCGAAACCAAATACTTTTGCCTGCATCACCAAGGCCAATTCCAAGGAGAGCAACCATGA